A window of the Henckelia pumila isolate YLH828 chromosome 3, ASM3356847v2, whole genome shotgun sequence genome harbors these coding sequences:
- the LOC140889887 gene encoding secreted RxLR effector protein 161-like has product MENCSAISTHMSASIKLDKDEAGAPVEVTTYQGLIGSLLYLKASRPDIMFAVCLCARFQAAPKQSHYIAAKRIIKYLKGTTNVGLWYSKDSKFNLVGYSDADYAGCNIDSKSTSGSCQFLGDRLISWFSKKQTSIATSTAEAEYLAAGSCCAQILWIQQQLRDYGIKSNKAPIFCDNTSAIAITQNPVMHSRTKHIDVCHHFIHEHVLKKEIQMIYVPTDQQAADIFTKPLPDAKFSYFRNILGLIDLN; this is encoded by the coding sequence atggagaatTGTTCTGCCATTTCTACCCATATGAGTGCTTCtattaaacttgacaaagatgaAGCAGGAGCACCAGTTGAGGTAACTACGTATCAAGGTCTAATCGGTTCATTACTTTATCTTAAGGCCAGTAGACCAGATATTATGTTTGCTGTATGTttgtgtgcaagatttcaagcagcacccaaGCAATCACATTACATTGCAGCCAAAAGGATTATTAAATATCTTAAAGGCACTacaaatgtgggtctttggtactcCAAAGACTCAAAATTTAACCTTGTTggttattcagatgcagattatgcaggttgcaaTATTGACAGTAAAAGCACTAGCGGATCGTGTCAATTTTTGGGAGATAGACTTATTTCATGGTTCAGTAAGAAGCAAACATCAATTGCCACCTCTACtgctgaagcagaataccttgcagCTGGTAGTTGCTGTGCTCAAATACTGtggatacaacaacaacttAGGGACTATGGAATCAAGTCAAATAAAGCTCCTATATTTTGTGACAACACGAGTGCTATTGCAATCACTCAAAATCCAGTGATGCATTCCAGAACCAAGCACATTGATGTGTGTCATCATTTCATTCATGAACACGTACTCAAAAAGGAGATTCAAATGATCTACGTACCTACTGACCAGCAGGCAGCAGATATTTTCACCAAGCCATtgccggacgctaagttttcttattttcgcaATATTCTTGGTCTAATTGATTTAAACTAA